The Paenibacillus sp. MBLB1832 genome has a window encoding:
- a CDS encoding chondroitinase-B domain-containing protein: protein MKIVKSKKMIPIALSCMLSLPLLPLATPAFAATLLSDNFESYSSFPSGAWTNASGNGTWSIATDGSKVATQTSSTSNTYIMTNGTSTWTNYTYSAKVKVGSTSVRNGIVARYTNGNNYYFLILYNGNLLLNKKVSGSTTTIQQVPFTANTSTFYNLQLEVNGTSVKGYVDGVLLVQGTDSSLTNGVPGLYANGIAEFDDVSVTDSAVSDTQAPTVPTGLSATAASSSQINLSWTASTDNVGVTGYDIYRDGSLVGSSATTSYSDTGLNASTAYSYTIKAKDAAGNISAASSTASATTQASSGDTTPPTAPTGLTANAVSSSQINLSWTASTDNVGVTGYDIYRGGSLVGSSATTSYNDSGLSASTSYSYTVKAKDAAGNVSVASSSASATTQASGGGTVVNVSTSAQLTAAISSATAGTTIVLANGTYTNGGNFSVSGKTGTAANPITIKAANTGQAIISGGAYFVVTNSSYVTIEGLKFTNTGNTAVKLDQSNNVRVTRNTFALTENGNSLKWVYIGGANSHHNRIDHNEFGPKHDLGNFITVDGSSTQISQYDTIEYNYFHDIGPRAVNEMEAIRLGVSTLSMSDAFATIQYNLFENCDGDPEFVSVKSGQNTVRYNTFRNSQGVLSSRHGHGQSFYGNFFLGDGVKSGIGGIRLYANDHKVFNNYFENLTGSGFADAINVDGGDFDGGTNGSTFTSSDLSKHWRVYRAQIVNNTIVNSTTGIVIGGNYTLAPVDSIIANNIVKNSTGTLYNQVKTSNTTFQGNIGYGSTLSNVTRTSAEINNVNPLLTSSGGLQKLSSSSPAINASTGSYTFVTTDMDGQSRSGTNDVGADEYATSSVINSPLTTSDVGPLAP, encoded by the coding sequence ATGAAAATCGTAAAGTCGAAAAAGATGATTCCTATAGCACTCAGTTGTATGCTGTCACTTCCTTTACTTCCACTTGCGACACCAGCGTTCGCAGCAACATTGCTAAGTGATAACTTCGAATCCTACAGCAGTTTCCCATCGGGGGCGTGGACGAATGCTTCAGGGAACGGAACTTGGAGTATTGCCACGGATGGAAGTAAGGTCGCCACACAAACTTCGTCCACTTCCAATACGTATATCATGACAAATGGGACCTCCACCTGGACCAATTATACCTATTCGGCCAAAGTAAAAGTGGGATCTACGAGCGTACGTAATGGGATTGTCGCCCGATACACAAATGGGAATAACTACTATTTTCTAATTTTGTATAATGGGAATTTACTTCTGAACAAAAAAGTAAGCGGTTCCACAACGACAATTCAGCAGGTTCCCTTCACTGCGAACACATCTACCTTTTATAATTTGCAACTGGAAGTGAATGGAACGTCGGTCAAAGGCTATGTAGACGGGGTTTTATTGGTACAAGGGACAGACAGCAGTTTAACAAACGGTGTTCCTGGTTTATATGCGAATGGGATAGCGGAATTTGACGATGTTTCCGTGACGGACAGTGCTGTAAGTGATACACAAGCTCCAACTGTACCAACTGGACTTTCGGCAACAGCGGCGTCCAGCAGCCAGATTAACTTGAGTTGGACGGCGTCTACGGATAACGTTGGCGTTACTGGCTACGATATTTATCGCGATGGCTCGCTTGTGGGATCATCGGCTACGACATCGTATTCGGATACAGGTTTGAACGCTTCTACAGCCTATTCCTATACGATAAAGGCGAAGGATGCCGCAGGCAACATCTCAGCTGCAAGCAGTACTGCAAGTGCTACAACCCAAGCGAGTTCAGGTGATACAACACCTCCGACAGCTCCGACAGGGCTTACAGCTAATGCAGTTTCGAGTAGTCAAATTAACCTCAGCTGGACGGCATCCACAGATAACGTTGGCGTTACTGGCTACGATATTTATCGCGGAGGCTCACTCGTGGGTTCATCGGCTACAACTTCGTATAACGATTCAGGTTTGAGTGCTTCAACTTCTTACAGCTACACGGTGAAAGCGAAGGATGCAGCTGGTAACGTTTCCGTCGCAAGCAGTTCAGCTTCAGCTACAACGCAAGCAAGTGGAGGCGGCACGGTTGTAAATGTGTCGACATCTGCTCAATTGACAGCAGCCATTAGCAGTGCAACAGCAGGCACAACAATCGTACTTGCAAATGGTACTTATACCAATGGCGGTAATTTCAGCGTTAGTGGCAAAACAGGAACGGCTGCGAATCCAATTACAATTAAAGCAGCTAATACTGGACAGGCTATCATATCGGGTGGAGCTTATTTTGTGGTAACGAATTCGTCTTATGTTACGATTGAAGGCCTGAAGTTTACGAACACAGGAAATACAGCTGTAAAATTAGATCAAAGCAACAATGTGCGTGTAACCCGAAACACGTTTGCATTAACGGAAAATGGAAATTCACTCAAATGGGTCTATATTGGAGGCGCCAATAGCCATCATAACCGTATCGATCATAATGAATTCGGACCTAAACATGATTTGGGTAACTTTATTACCGTTGATGGATCTTCGACCCAAATTTCGCAATACGATACCATTGAGTATAACTACTTCCACGATATCGGACCTCGTGCGGTCAATGAAATGGAAGCGATTCGCTTAGGTGTGAGCACATTATCGATGTCGGATGCCTTTGCAACGATCCAGTACAACCTTTTTGAAAACTGCGATGGCGATCCTGAATTTGTCTCGGTAAAAAGCGGTCAAAACACCGTTCGATATAATACATTCCGCAACTCGCAAGGTGTACTCTCTTCTAGGCATGGACATGGTCAGAGTTTCTATGGGAATTTCTTCCTAGGGGATGGCGTGAAATCGGGTATCGGCGGTATTCGTTTGTATGCCAACGATCATAAAGTGTTTAATAACTATTTTGAAAATTTAACAGGCAGTGGCTTCGCAGATGCGATTAACGTTGACGGCGGGGATTTCGATGGAGGAACGAACGGGTCAACGTTCACAAGCTCCGATTTAAGCAAACACTGGCGAGTTTACCGTGCGCAAATTGTAAATAATACAATTGTAAACAGTACAACAGGGATCGTTATCGGTGGGAACTACACGCTAGCGCCAGTAGACAGCATCATAGCGAATAATATCGTGAAAAATTCAACGGGTACCCTGTATAATCAGGTTAAAACAAGTAATACCACGTTCCAAGGTAATATTGGCTACGGCTCTACTTTAAGTAACGTCACTAGAACAAGTGCTGAAATCAACAACGTGAATCCACTCTTAACTTCATCTGGGGGCTTACAAAAGCTATCTAGCTCAAGCCCGGCTATCAACGCTTCGACAGGCTCTTATACGTTTGTAACAACAGACATGGATGGTCAAAGCCGTTCAGGAACGAACGACGTTGGCGCAGATGAATATGCAACGAGTTCGGTTATAAATTCACCTCTCACAACATCGGATGTAGGACCGCTTGCTCCGTAA
- a CDS encoding polysaccharide lyase family 7 protein, with translation MYVNPKRITHLLCLSLLFSFITYFQLHDAYATGLSYSLQESFESYGTAGQPGSTAPIGSPVNETQPWKNDFGSGLWSIDEEIIPSTTTKNHFMKQTALTPTVSTNDYWGQSLPEIITSNITISAKVKVLGSSGTYAGLAARYAPDGSSHEYYRFMVKKNSASYQFYIEKAFGSTGNSKSAIPLNSNSPNTSGVTIPNTTLAQAMDNLGYLPLKMNIINNLDSSVTLECYYGTTLVLSATDPASSAPYVSGQAGVYSNAGATAFDDFQVTPYYHPVITPLVINDDKDSAADLKWTVAIDNSYDIRRQGPGESTYTVIATNVAQNALPGPFTYTATGLSNSSTYNFIVTARNVPGQTSDSAPIAVSPHPIVTIPAAPTSVTTSQTNNTVLVRWPSVNGAQTYNVYRSTSSSGPFTSPIATGLGLGDTSPTLAYTDNGLVQGTYYYAVTGVNSIGEGPLSPITSIQVNPPAPPELTAIGGTREVFLTWTDVNDASSYNILRSTNSGSGYTFIGTSPTTTYTDTTVANGTMYYYVAQSANAVGSSPNSAEVSASTQVPPSTNFDLSHWKLTIPDSTASEISVAQLANGYTSPYFYTDPSDGSMTFWAPVNGGTTSGSSFPRSELREMLVPNDNTTNWMWSGIHTMTATEKVTVVPSTGKVIALQIHGVSPTGGNANPLVKMQYDSNKHAVDFLAKNASVGGSDTHFVFGGIHVGDTYNAQIQVIDGVLYMTVNGVTQSYDFIAADPGWKDLQFYFKAGAYTQDNVGPSTEGGVVKIYSLHVTHQAQSISTPTGLTGAEGISGVTLDWNPVNRATSYNILRSTTSGSGYVPIGTTTGTSFTDSTTSDGITYSYVVTAENVGGVSGTSNEVSVTIDLTPPTTTDNAPLDWVNHNVVVNLTAVDTVSGVAATYYELDDSGPLIGNTVAISSEGIHTLRYWSVDVAGNVETDKSLTIKLDKTAPTTQLTLDTASLWPANHKLVTVTATLNAIDSLSSMDHIVLTSITCNDPSLEATDIQDADYGSLDLTFKLRADKANLDIERIYTITYTATDRAGNNKSVSATVKVPHDHSDTKPQ, from the coding sequence ATGTATGTTAACCCTAAAAGGATAACCCACTTATTATGTTTATCACTGCTCTTTTCATTTATTACTTATTTTCAATTACATGACGCATATGCCACCGGTCTAAGCTATTCATTGCAAGAAAGCTTTGAATCCTATGGTACAGCTGGTCAGCCTGGATCTACTGCACCTATCGGCTCCCCCGTCAACGAAACACAGCCTTGGAAAAACGATTTCGGCAGCGGGCTCTGGTCAATTGATGAGGAAATCATTCCAAGTACGACAACCAAGAATCATTTTATGAAACAAACCGCTCTAACCCCAACCGTGAGCACAAATGATTATTGGGGACAATCTTTGCCTGAAATCATAACTAGTAATATCACAATCTCAGCAAAGGTCAAAGTACTTGGTAGTAGCGGTACTTATGCTGGTCTCGCTGCAAGATATGCACCCGATGGCAGTAGTCATGAATATTACAGGTTTATGGTGAAAAAGAATTCCGCTAGCTATCAATTTTATATCGAGAAGGCATTCGGCAGCACGGGCAATTCCAAATCAGCAATCCCCCTAAATAGTAATTCTCCAAATACAAGCGGTGTCACCATTCCGAATACAACATTGGCTCAAGCCATGGACAACTTAGGTTACTTGCCGTTGAAGATGAACATTATTAATAATCTCGATTCAAGCGTAACGCTGGAATGTTATTACGGAACTACACTCGTTCTGTCCGCTACGGATCCTGCCAGCTCAGCACCGTATGTCTCAGGACAAGCTGGCGTATATAGTAATGCAGGCGCTACTGCGTTTGATGATTTTCAGGTTACTCCCTATTATCATCCTGTCATTACTCCTCTGGTCATCAACGATGACAAGGATAGTGCAGCTGATTTGAAATGGACAGTTGCTATAGACAACAGCTATGATATACGACGCCAAGGGCCCGGCGAGTCAACCTATACAGTCATTGCCACGAATGTTGCGCAAAATGCATTACCAGGACCGTTCACCTATACGGCGACTGGCTTATCAAATAGCTCCACCTACAACTTTATCGTTACTGCACGTAATGTTCCAGGCCAAACGTCTGATTCAGCACCCATTGCCGTGTCGCCTCATCCAATTGTAACGATACCTGCTGCTCCCACTTCCGTAACCACATCACAGACAAACAATACCGTACTGGTAAGATGGCCTAGTGTGAACGGTGCCCAAACTTACAATGTGTATCGCAGTACTTCATCAAGCGGACCCTTCACATCCCCAATTGCAACAGGGCTCGGTCTTGGAGATACAAGTCCTACCCTTGCTTATACCGACAACGGTCTGGTTCAAGGAACTTATTATTATGCAGTAACGGGGGTCAATTCGATCGGAGAAGGCCCCCTATCACCTATTACATCAATTCAAGTGAATCCTCCCGCACCGCCCGAATTAACCGCCATAGGTGGAACTCGTGAGGTGTTCTTGACTTGGACGGATGTAAATGACGCCTCGAGCTATAACATTTTGCGCAGCACGAACAGTGGCAGCGGATATACGTTTATAGGTACAAGTCCAACAACAACGTACACTGACACGACCGTTGCTAACGGGACAATGTACTATTACGTTGCACAATCAGCTAACGCTGTTGGCTCAAGTCCGAATTCAGCTGAAGTCAGTGCATCTACACAAGTACCTCCTAGTACGAATTTTGATCTTTCTCACTGGAAACTGACCATTCCGGATTCAACCGCTTCGGAAATCTCAGTGGCCCAGCTTGCAAATGGCTATACCAGCCCTTACTTTTACACAGATCCAAGTGATGGCTCGATGACATTCTGGGCTCCCGTAAACGGCGGCACAACGAGCGGCTCAAGCTTCCCGCGCTCCGAATTAAGAGAAATGTTAGTTCCTAATGACAATACGACCAACTGGATGTGGTCAGGCATTCATACGATGACGGCTACGGAAAAAGTAACTGTGGTTCCATCTACGGGGAAAGTGATTGCCCTACAGATTCATGGTGTTTCCCCTACGGGCGGAAATGCGAATCCACTTGTAAAAATGCAATACGACAGCAATAAGCATGCCGTAGACTTCCTTGCAAAGAATGCTTCCGTAGGCGGCAGCGACACCCACTTTGTTTTTGGCGGGATTCATGTAGGCGATACCTATAATGCCCAAATACAAGTTATAGATGGGGTTCTTTACATGACGGTCAATGGGGTTACTCAGTCCTATGACTTTATCGCGGCTGACCCAGGTTGGAAGGATCTTCAATTTTACTTTAAAGCAGGTGCATATACACAGGATAACGTAGGTCCCAGCACCGAAGGCGGTGTCGTCAAAATTTACAGTCTCCATGTTACTCACCAAGCCCAATCCATTAGCACCCCAACTGGTTTGACTGGGGCTGAAGGGATTTCTGGCGTGACCTTGGACTGGAATCCTGTAAATAGAGCCACGAGCTATAACATTCTGCGCAGCACGACAAGCGGCAGCGGCTATGTACCCATAGGTACTACGACTGGAACAAGCTTCACAGATTCTACGACTTCTGACGGCATAACGTATTCCTATGTGGTGACTGCCGAGAATGTTGGTGGTGTAAGCGGTACTTCCAATGAAGTATCAGTAACCATTGATCTCACACCACCTACGACAACAGATAACGCTCCACTAGATTGGGTTAACCATAACGTCGTTGTGAACCTCACGGCAGTAGATACTGTCTCCGGTGTAGCAGCAACTTATTATGAGTTGGATGATTCGGGACCCCTTATTGGAAACACGGTTGCCATTTCATCAGAAGGAATCCATACTTTGCGCTACTGGAGCGTAGATGTAGCAGGCAATGTAGAGACAGACAAATCCTTGACGATTAAGCTGGATAAGACAGCGCCGACGACACAACTAACCTTAGATACGGCTTCTCTATGGCCAGCCAACCATAAGCTTGTCACGGTTACAGCTACCTTAAATGCGATAGACAGCTTAAGCTCAATGGATCATATTGTTTTGACCTCCATTACATGTAACGATCCCAGCTTGGAGGCTACTGATATTCAGGATGCAGATTATGGTTCTTTGGATCTTACTTTTAAACTGCGGGCAGACAAAGCAAATCTAGATATAGAAAGGATCTACACCATAACTTACACGGCTACGGATAGAGCAGGAAACAACAAGTCCGTTTCGGCTACGGTCAAAGTGCCACACGATCATTCTGATACCAAGCCGCAATGA
- a CDS encoding DinB family protein has protein sequence MKNFEENLYFTREQLISEISHLPNEVFNRKSDTNKWSIAQICHHLWKTETLFTKAILFGLKQNKRTKTERKPIEHVLDRSKFIRAPEIAEPGTGPFYVVQLIQLLNDSRIDLLGVLNKMDDKSILEEIAVKHPMFDDLSLDQWVELLYLHEQRHIQQIKDHKSRPDFKI, from the coding sequence ATGAAGAATTTCGAAGAAAATCTTTATTTTACAAGAGAGCAATTGATAAGTGAGATTTCGCATTTACCAAATGAAGTATTCAATCGAAAAAGTGATACAAATAAGTGGAGTATCGCCCAGATTTGTCATCATTTATGGAAGACGGAAACTTTGTTTACTAAAGCAATTCTTTTCGGGCTTAAACAAAACAAACGAACTAAAACAGAACGCAAGCCGATTGAACATGTATTAGATAGATCAAAGTTTATTCGTGCACCAGAAATTGCAGAACCAGGTACGGGACCTTTTTACGTAGTTCAGCTGATTCAACTATTAAATGATTCAAGAATAGATTTATTGGGTGTTCTAAATAAGATGGATGACAAGTCCATTTTGGAGGAAATAGCTGTTAAGCATCCCATGTTTGACGACTTATCATTAGATCAATGGGTTGAATTGCTTTATTTACACGAGCAACGACATATTCAACAAATAAAAGATCATAAAAGTCGCCCCGACTTTAAAATATAA
- a CDS encoding ABC transporter ATP-binding protein has protein sequence MTVKAIEVTNLTKSFKNGRGISDLNLDVDQGDIFGFLGPNGAGKTTAMKMITGLMKPDHGDVNIFGASISEDYVNAMKHVGCLIETAESYPYLTANDNLKLFSRFYPEVDQRRIDECLAITGMLKYKNEKSQKFSLGMKQRLGIAAAILSKPRLLILDEPLNGLDVEGMLEMRKLIKQLSQEGTTFFISSHLIHDVELTCTRIGIIYGGKLVNVEYTQNILSYYSSLENYFVSEVDRNGRV, from the coding sequence TTGACAGTCAAGGCGATTGAAGTCACCAACTTAACGAAGTCCTTTAAGAACGGCCGCGGAATCAGCGATTTGAATTTAGACGTGGATCAAGGGGATATTTTCGGTTTCCTAGGACCCAACGGCGCTGGGAAAACAACAGCTATGAAGATGATCACAGGACTGATGAAGCCGGATCACGGCGATGTGAACATTTTCGGGGCGAGCATATCGGAAGACTATGTGAATGCGATGAAACATGTAGGCTGTTTGATTGAGACAGCGGAATCGTACCCTTATTTGACGGCGAATGACAACCTGAAACTATTTTCGAGGTTCTATCCAGAGGTGGATCAGCGAAGAATCGATGAATGTCTTGCGATCACGGGGATGCTGAAATATAAAAATGAGAAATCACAAAAGTTTTCACTCGGGATGAAACAAAGACTAGGGATCGCCGCGGCAATTCTGTCGAAGCCAAGGCTTTTAATTTTGGACGAGCCTTTAAACGGATTGGATGTCGAGGGGATGCTGGAGATGAGGAAGTTGATTAAGCAGCTTTCCCAGGAAGGCACGACTTTTTTTATTTCCAGCCACTTGATTCACGATGTGGAATTAACGTGCACACGAATCGGGATCATTTACGGAGGCAAGCTAGTTAACGTCGAATATACCCAAAATATCCTTTCGTATTATTCGTCGCTGGAGAATTATTTCGTTAGTGAGGTGGACAGGAATGGCAGGGTTTAA
- a CDS encoding sensor histidine kinase — protein MHLTKRFFTMNTLAMLFAIGLTMLAVIIFVAAYMKVFGRGADLKEFQKEFEVRAAINEIKREALTLKFEKLLDPNYQQELSDRVNVLDASAIIVVNREVIYATHHFNQIDMEKSLMLSSQPDRDEIELGGRTYMFSRADYKLPSGDAGILLLLAPIQVKTSFFVVLGIFTVCFFTVVFMLMNAWISYRFSRGIILPISRLKDAALQIRAGDLGNEIAEEGEGEIRELGRTLELMRIKLKESVYLQQKYDDNRKFLVSSISHDLKTPVTSIKGYIEGIIDGVAKTPEKMEEYLETARSKAILVNAMIDDLLLYSKLDLNQLPYHFEKSDLASYFEDCVADHKYECEKAHVSIALINELKEPATVLIDRERLKRVVQNIFNNAITYADKPNGQIDIILRETRTSAIIEMKDNGKGIPEDKLPYIFDRFYQADPSRMSGSGLGLAIAKQIIEGHDGKIWAKSTVGEGTGIMISLKKL, from the coding sequence ATGCACTTAACGAAACGATTCTTCACGATGAATACGCTGGCTATGCTGTTTGCTATTGGTTTGACGATGCTGGCCGTCATCATTTTTGTTGCTGCGTATATGAAAGTTTTTGGCCGCGGAGCCGATCTGAAGGAGTTTCAGAAGGAGTTCGAGGTCAGAGCGGCGATCAACGAGATCAAACGGGAAGCGCTGACCTTGAAGTTCGAGAAACTCTTAGATCCGAACTATCAGCAGGAGCTCTCTGATCGTGTGAACGTTTTGGATGCGAGTGCGATTATAGTAGTCAACCGAGAGGTTATCTATGCCACGCATCATTTTAATCAAATCGATATGGAGAAAAGCCTCATGCTGTCCAGCCAGCCCGATCGTGATGAGATCGAGCTTGGTGGTCGTACCTATATGTTTAGCCGAGCAGATTACAAACTTCCGTCTGGCGATGCGGGCATTCTCTTACTGCTTGCGCCAATCCAAGTAAAAACAAGCTTTTTTGTGGTGCTTGGCATCTTCACGGTTTGTTTTTTTACCGTGGTTTTTATGCTCATGAATGCTTGGATATCCTACAGGTTCTCCCGCGGCATCATATTGCCAATCTCCAGACTTAAGGACGCCGCGCTGCAAATTAGGGCAGGGGATCTGGGAAACGAGATTGCCGAGGAAGGCGAAGGCGAAATTCGGGAATTAGGCAGAACCTTGGAGCTCATGCGGATCAAGTTGAAGGAATCTGTTTATTTACAGCAAAAATATGATGATAACCGGAAATTTTTAGTGTCGAGTATTTCTCATGACTTAAAGACGCCAGTGACGTCCATTAAAGGCTATATCGAAGGCATTATCGATGGGGTCGCCAAGACGCCTGAGAAAATGGAGGAGTATCTGGAAACCGCGAGATCCAAGGCTATTCTGGTTAACGCGATGATTGATGATCTCCTTTTATATTCAAAGCTGGATTTGAACCAATTGCCGTACCATTTTGAAAAGAGTGACTTGGCGAGTTATTTCGAGGATTGCGTGGCGGACCATAAATATGAGTGTGAAAAGGCTCATGTATCCATAGCATTAATCAATGAATTAAAGGAACCTGCTACGGTATTAATAGATCGCGAACGATTAAAGCGGGTCGTACAGAACATTTTCAACAATGCGATCACCTATGCGGACAAGCCAAATGGCCAGATCGACATCATTCTCAGGGAAACGCGGACGTCGGCGATTATCGAGATGAAGGACAATGGGAAAGGCATCCCCGAGGACAAGCTTCCCTATATTTTTGATCGATTTTATCAGGCAGACCCTTCAAGAATGAGCGGCAGTGGACTTGGGCTAGCGATAGCTAAGCAAATTATCGAGGGGCACGACGGGAAAATATGGGCCAAGAGCACTGTAGGTGAGGGAACCGGCATTATGATATCGCTGAAAAAATTATAA
- a CDS encoding ABC transporter permease, which yields MAGFKAAFMNEAVKLLKKKKIMAAAILSILAVMIGQIAVTTIKHGLGLRIVGSAQFPIAVLTFVAYTILPLFAVFVAIDMFNGESASNTMKITLLRPVSRFGVFSAKVLNLALFIVGNLLFIMVLSLLAGFIFNPSSASLVGILKVIVSYGLTFFPVFVFALIVVLLSNVIQGGLAVFFLSILVYIGFNFLGIVFSSYSSFFITSMFDWYTLWISESINVFKICRQILIMSGCGIMLFTTGYYFFDKKDI from the coding sequence ATGGCAGGGTTTAAAGCCGCATTTATGAATGAAGCCGTGAAGCTGCTCAAAAAGAAAAAAATCATGGCAGCCGCGATATTGTCCATTCTTGCCGTTATGATTGGCCAAATTGCTGTAACGACAATCAAGCATGGCCTTGGATTACGTATTGTCGGGAGTGCCCAATTTCCCATCGCCGTATTGACGTTTGTTGCGTATACGATCTTACCTCTGTTTGCAGTATTTGTAGCGATCGATATGTTTAACGGAGAATCCGCATCGAATACGATGAAAATCACACTGCTTCGACCCGTCTCCCGATTCGGTGTGTTCAGTGCCAAGGTTTTGAATTTAGCGCTATTTATTGTTGGAAATCTTTTGTTTATCATGGTGCTTTCGTTGCTGGCCGGTTTTATTTTCAATCCTTCATCCGCAAGCCTAGTTGGGATCTTGAAGGTCATTGTGTCCTATGGCTTAACTTTTTTTCCTGTATTTGTGTTTGCACTTATCGTTGTGCTGTTATCCAATGTGATTCAGGGCGGATTAGCTGTATTCTTCCTCTCCATTCTGGTGTATATCGGTTTCAACTTTCTGGGCATTGTGTTCTCGTCCTATTCGAGTTTTTTTATCACGTCGATGTTTGATTGGTACACCCTGTGGATTTCGGAATCGATTAATGTGTTTAAAATTTGCCGTCAGATTCTAATCATGTCCGGTTGTGGTATCATGTTATTTACGACGGGGTATTATTTTTTTGACAAGAAGGATATCTAG
- a CDS encoding response regulator transcription factor produces the protein MKRILIVEDDQSIANLQRDYLELSGYSVKMVNNGSAGLRALKEDAFELVILDIMLPDMDGFEVLRTIREQDDIPVLLVSARAEEIYKINGLGLGADDYITKPFSSGELVARVGAHLKKFERMKERFGKGTEGSTIQIRGLELQKDARRVFVNGNEVVLAQKEFDLLLFLAQSPNRVFGKEELFERIWGMDAMSDASTVTVHIARIREKIEELPSKPQYIGTVWGSGYRFMV, from the coding sequence ATGAAAAGGATTCTGATTGTCGAAGACGACCAAAGTATTGCCAATTTGCAAAGGGATTACCTGGAGCTCAGCGGTTACTCGGTTAAAATGGTGAACAACGGCTCCGCCGGCTTGCGTGCGCTCAAAGAGGATGCGTTTGAGCTGGTGATCCTGGATATCATGCTGCCAGACATGGATGGGTTCGAAGTGTTGCGAACCATTCGTGAGCAGGATGATATTCCCGTGCTTCTGGTATCGGCGAGGGCAGAGGAAATTTATAAAATTAACGGCCTAGGCCTCGGTGCGGACGATTATATTACGAAGCCATTCAGCTCAGGTGAGCTGGTGGCGCGGGTTGGCGCCCATTTGAAAAAGTTCGAGCGGATGAAAGAGCGCTTTGGTAAGGGCACCGAGGGAAGCACGATCCAGATTAGGGGTCTTGAGCTGCAGAAGGATGCGAGACGGGTATTCGTGAACGGCAATGAGGTCGTGCTGGCCCAGAAGGAATTCGACCTGCTACTGTTCCTTGCGCAATCGCCCAATCGGGTATTTGGCAAGGAAGAACTGTTTGAGCGGATCTGGGGCATGGATGCGATGAGCGACGCCTCAACAGTAACCGTTCATATTGCCAGAATCCGGGAGAAAATCGAGGAACTCCCGTCGAAACCGCAGTACATCGGTACGGTGTGGGGATCGGGGTATAGGTTTATGGTTTGA